Below is a genomic region from Candidatus Hydrogenedentota bacterium.
GATCTCGCACGAGTCGGGCAACTACATCACCTTTTCGCGTCCCGGCCTGCTCGACGAGTTCAAACACAACTTCAAACCCTTCTGGCTCACCGCCGGCAAGGCCAAGCTCGCGGAACGGGGTCTTGTTGACGAGGCCGGCCAGTGGGCCGACAAATCCGAGCGGCTGTACGCGCTCTGCCACAAGTTCAACACCGAAGCGATGCGGCGAAATCCCTGTATTTGCGGTTATCAATGGTGGCTTCTCCAGGACTATTGGACGACGTCGAACGGAATCCTGGACCATTATTTTCGGCCCAAGTCGATCACGCAGGAAGACGTCCTCAAGTTCAATAACGACGTTGTGCTCCTTCAGGACGGGCTCGAACGGACCTATGGCGCCGGGAGCCGCCTGACCGTGACATTGCTCATATCGAACTACTCGGTCGACGCTATTCAGGGCGAACTCGCATGGGAAATCAGCGCGGGAGGGCACCCGGTGTCGAAAGACCAGGTGGCGTCCGGCCAGATCCCGCAAGGTGAAGTCGTCGAATTGACGCGCCTCGACATGGAATTGCCGCAAACCGATTCGCCCGCTAGGTTGACCATCGCGGTGGCATTCACGGCGAACGAGAGGCGTTTCGTTAACGACTGGTCCGTGTGGCTGTACCCGGCCGCGATTAATCCTTCATTGCCGGCCGTACCCATCTGTGCCGATGAGACACAGCTCGAGATGCTTAGTGACTGGGGCCTGAAGCCAATCCCGGCAGACGCCGCTTTCAGCGAGCATGCCGTATACGTAGTCAGTCGTCTGGATGATCGCCGCCTGCTCGAAGCGTTGGATCGAGGCGCGTGTGTCATGCTCCTCGGCGAAATGGAGCCCCCCTTGAAATCCTGTCCCATGACGTTCAGACCGAGCTGGTGGCGGGGCACGGTCAGCAATCAGATCAACCATAGCGGCACGTTCGTATATGACCATCCTGTCACCCGGGCAATGGCGCCGGATGGTTGGTGCGACGACGGATGGTTTTACCTGATCGAGGGCGGCCGCAAGTACTCTCTAGAGACCGCTCCAACGTACCCCCACATGATTATCCGCGCTCTGCCGACCTTGGAGAAAGTCGAGGAGCAATCGCTCCTCTTCGAGGTGGCAGTGGGCGAGGGATGCCTGATAGTCAGCGGTCTTAACCACCAAGGAGCACAAGGCCGGCCCGAGAACCAATGGATCCTCACTCGCTTGCTTGAATACGCCGCTGAATTCCCCGAGCCCGACACCCGTTGGCCGGCCTCGTTTCTGGAGGGGAAACAAGGGACAGGTGACAGGTAGACTCAATGAGGTGAACCAGGCCGGACGCCAGTCGCAGAAGAGGTGAAGAGACTGACTAAGACCATGTCGTCTATGAACCCGACTTGGCAGGCGTTTCCGAAGAACGACGCAAAGGGCATTGTTTCAATCGACTTCCTGGTGGTCCCGACGGTCCGATTCAAGATCCTCTGCGTTCTCCTCATCCTGTCCCTTGAACGCCGCCACATTCTCCACTTCACGTTGACGGAACACCCGACGGCACCGGGGACGGCGCAACAGGTCGCGGAGGCCTTTCCCTGGGACACCGCACCCTAGTAACTGCTCCGCGACCACGACAAGATCTATGGCGACTAGTTTCGACGGCGGGTGAAGAACATGGGCATCGAGGACGTACTCACCGCGCCTCACTGCCCTTGGCAGAGTCCCTACTCGGAGCGGCTGAACGGGAGTATCCGCCGTGAATGCCTCGACCATGTCATCGTCTTCAACGAGAATCATCTGAGGCGGGTTCTTGCCGAGTACGTCGAGTACTACAACGAATCCCGCACCCACCTGTCACTAAGAATGGACAGCCCCGAACCCCGGCCCGTC
It encodes:
- a CDS encoding integrase core domain-containing protein; this translates as MGIEDVLTAPHCPWQSPYSERLNGSIRRECLDHVIVFNENHLRRVLAEYVEYYNESRTHLSLRMDSPEPRPV